TTTTAACAGGGTGAAAAAGCTTATTCAACTATTGTTTCTCGCTTTTCGTCAAGTAACCGCTTTCTTATAAAATCTTTTTTAATTTTGCCGTATCCAAGCACCAAACCTCCATATTCAACGACAGGAATCATGAGCTGATACTTTTCAAGCAGGGCATCGTCACTGTAAATATCAACAACCTCGATTTCAATTTCCATGTCGTTTTTCAGCTTTTCAAGTTCCTCTAAAGCTTCAGAGCAGAGAGGACAGCTGTTTCTTGAATACATTTTTAAAAGCATTATTTTTACACATCCTAATATCGTTTTCTTGCAGAAGAAGAGGCAATGCCTAGCTGATCTCTGTATTTGGCCACCGTTCTTCTTGAGACATCTATTTGATGTTCCTCTGTGAGTTTTGAGACAATTTTCTGATCGGACAGCGGAGCAAGCTTATCTTCCTGTTCAATCATTTGTTCTATGATTGTTTTTACAGTGGAAGCAGTGATGTCCTGAGAGGATTGCTCTAATCCGTTTGAGAAAAAAAACTTCAGCTCATAAAGCCCATGAGGAGTCTGAACATACTTCTCCCTCACTGTCCTGCTGACAGTTGATTCATGAACTTCAATAGCATCAGCGACAGTCTTTAATGTCAGCGGTTTCATAAACAACTCACCTTTTTCGAAAAAGTCAGCCTGCCTCCGGACAATCTCTTTCATCACTTTCATCATTGTCTCTTTCCGCTGATTCAGCGTTTTTATCAGCCATCTGCATTGATTGAGCTTTGAAGACAGATATTGCTTCACATCTGCATCTTCTATAGAAGAATAATCCGATTCATAGGCAGAGTTAACGGCGACTTTAGGTGAAATGTCATCATTGTACATGACTTGCCATTCCCCGTGAACCTTGGCAACTGTCAGCTCAGGAACAATATAGCTGTCATGAACGTGATGATAGGCAAGCCCAGGGCGCGGATGCAGTTTTTTTATAAAATCCTGGACACCTTGAATTTCTTTTAAATCAAGCTTCGTTCTTTTCGCAAGCTCTTTCCATGATTTTTCTGCGAATAAGTAGAAATAGTCGTTCACAATTAATTCGGCTGTTTTATTTCGTTTTGGCAGCCTTGCAAGCTGAATCGAAATGCATTCCTGCAGATTTCTCGCCCCTACTCCTGCCGGGTCAAGCTTCTGTAATACGGTTAGCTGCTGATTTAGCTCCTCAGCACTGATGCTGAATTTTTCTGAAAGCACACTAAGATCTGCCTCTATGTACCCGTTAGGATCAAGAGCCTGTATCAGGATATGAAGTGCGCGTTTTTCTGATGCAGTCAGCTTCATCCCCAGCAGCTGTGCTTCTAAATGCTGCTGCAGTGTTGTGCCAAGGCTTGAGACGTTTTCAATCATGTCCCTGTTCTTTGATGAACTTGTCATTTTCACCCGTGATGAGGTATGATACAATACGCCTGAATCAGGCTTCTCTTTTAATTCGAT
The window above is part of the Metabacillus dongyingensis genome. Proteins encoded here:
- a CDS encoding glutaredoxin family protein, producing MLLKMYSRNSCPLCSEALEELEKLKNDMEIEIEVVDIYSDDALLEKYQLMIPVVEYGGLVLGYGKIKKDFIRKRLLDEKRETIVE
- the rpoN gene encoding RNA polymerase factor sigma-54; the encoded protein is MNMKVGLFQEQSLKLNMTQELKQAITLLQYSSMELASYIEDLTLENPLIELKEKPDSGVLYHTSSRVKMTSSSKNRDMIENVSSLGTTLQQHLEAQLLGMKLTASEKRALHILIQALDPNGYIEADLSVLSEKFSISAEELNQQLTVLQKLDPAGVGARNLQECISIQLARLPKRNKTAELIVNDYFYLFAEKSWKELAKRTKLDLKEIQGVQDFIKKLHPRPGLAYHHVHDSYIVPELTVAKVHGEWQVMYNDDISPKVAVNSAYESDYSSIEDADVKQYLSSKLNQCRWLIKTLNQRKETMMKVMKEIVRRQADFFEKGELFMKPLTLKTVADAIEVHESTVSRTVREKYVQTPHGLYELKFFFSNGLEQSSQDITASTVKTIIEQMIEQEDKLAPLSDQKIVSKLTEEHQIDVSRRTVAKYRDQLGIASSSARKRY